The following proteins are co-located in the Candida dubliniensis CD36 chromosome 3, complete sequence genome:
- a CDS encoding ubiquinol-cytochrome c oxidoreductase complex subunit, putative (spliced gene;~Similar to S. cerevisiae RIP1;~In S. cerevisiae: a Rieske iron-sulfur protein of the mitochondrial cytochrome bc1 complex; transfers electrons from ubiquinol to cytochrome c1 during respiration), whose amino-acid sequence MSSLAFRTLRNGLGLKSSVRALSTTTTTLSNYQQPDYSSYLNNKSGQGSRNFTYFMVGSMGLLSAAGAKSTVEAFLSSFAASADVLAMAKVEVKLGAIPEGKNVIIKWQGKPVFIRHRTADEIEEANQVNIKSLRDPQNDSDRVKKPEWLVMLGICTHLGCVPIGEAGDFGGWFCPCHGSHYDISGRIRKGPAPLNLEIPEYDFTDDETLLVG is encoded by the exons ATGTCTTCTCTTGCTTTCAGAACATTAAGAAATGGTTTAGGATTAAAGA GTTCTGTCAGAGCTTTGTCAACAACTACCACCACTTTGTCTAACTATCAACAACCAGATTACTCCTCCTATTTGAACAACAAATCCGGTCAAGGAAGTAGAAACTTTACTTATTTCATGGTTGGATCCATGGGTTTATTATCAGCTGCCGGTGCCAAATCTACCGTTGAAGCTTTTCTTTCATCCTTTGCTGCCTCAGCCGATGTTTTGGCTATGGCTAAGGTTGAAGTCAAATTAGGAGCTATCCCAGAAGGTAAGAATGTGATTATCAAATGGCAAGGTAAACCAGTTTTCATCAGACACAGAACAGCTGACGAGATTGAAGAAGCCAACCAAGTTAATATCAAATCTTTAAGAGACCCACAAAATGATTCAGACAGAGTTAAGAAACCGGAATGGTTGGTTATGTTGGGTATCTGTACTCACTTGGGTTGTGTTCCAATTGGTGAAGCTGGTGATTTCGGTGGTTGGTTTTGTCCATGTCACGGTTCCCATTATGATATTTCTGGTAGAATTAGAAAGGGTCCAGCTCCATTGAACTTGGAAATTCCAGAGTATGACTTTACTGATGATGAAACATTGCTTGTTGGTTAG